A section of the Phaseolus vulgaris cultivar G19833 chromosome 8, P. vulgaris v2.0, whole genome shotgun sequence genome encodes:
- the LOC137824469 gene encoding protein PHOSPHATE-INDUCED 1-like produces the protein MPTYKSIPFNFITTHTIPNYIYPPTLPSSSPTTFPFFLKQHQQMASLTSSSLLLTLLLAVSILGFSSARKLSESDSQLQFQYHRGPLLTGKISVNLIWYGNFKPSQKAIVTDFITSLSSPKPLTPQPSVATWWKATQKYYKTSSPKLSLSLGSQILDQNYSFGKSLTSDQILKLASKGPQRNAINVVLTSADVAVEGFCSSRCGTHGSSMGARVNGKRYKFAYVWVGNSESQCPGQCAWPFHQPIYGPQNPALIAPNNDVGVDGMVINVASLLAGTVTNPFGNGYFQGPKEAPLEAASACTGVYGKGAYPGYAGNLLVDPTTGASYNANGVNGRKYLLPALFDPKTSACSTIV, from the coding sequence ATGCCAACCTACAAATCAATTCCCTTCAATTTCATTACCACTCACACTATCCCCAACTATATATATCCACCAACACTTCCCTCTTCTTCACCAACTACATTTCCCTTCTTTCTCAAACAACATCAACAAATGGCCTCTCTTACATCCTCAAGCCTTCTCCTCACTCTTCTTCTGGCTGTTTCCATTCTTGGTTTCAGTTCAGCCAGGAAGCTCAGTGAGTCAGATTCCCAGTTACAGTTCCAATACCACAGAGGACCTCTCCTCACAGGCAAAATCTCCGTCAACCTCATTTGGTACGGCAACTTCAAACCTTCCCAGAAAGCCATCGTCACTGACTTCATCACCTCCCTCTCCTCTCCCAAACCCCTCACACCCCAACCATCGGTTGCCACGTGGTGGAAAGCCACCCAAAAATACTACAAAACCTCATCCCCCAAACTCTCCCTCTCCCTTGGCTCTCAGATCCTCGATCAAAACTACTCCTTCGGCAAATCACTCACCAGCGATCAAATCCTCAAGCTCGCATCCAAGGGTCCTCAGAGAAACGCCATCAACGTGGTTCTCACGTCTGCTGACGTGGCAGTGGAAGGCTTCTGCTCCAGCAGGTGCGGGACTCACGGCTCCTCCATGGGGGCGCGCGTGAACGGGAAGAGGTACAAGTTCGCTTACGTGTGGGTGGGTAACTCCGAAAGCCAGTGCCCGGGGCAATGCGCGTGGCCATTCCACCAACCCATTTACGGTCCCCAGAACCCAGCTCTGATTGCGCCGAACAACGATGTTGGTGTTGATGGCATGGTCATCAACGTGGCTAGCCTCTTGGCTGGCACTGTCACTAACCCTTTCGGGAACGGATACTTCCAGGGACCCAAAGAGGCTCCTCTCGAAGCTGCCTCCGCCTGCACCGGTGTCTACGGGAAGGGCGCCTACCCTGGCTATGCAGGGAACCTCTTGGTGGACCCCACAACCGGTGCCAGCTACAACGCCAATGGTGTCAACGGAAGGAAGTATCTTTTGCCAGCTCTCTTTGACCCTAAAACCTCTGCTTGTTCAACCATAGTCTAA